Proteins from one Gimesia maris genomic window:
- a CDS encoding sugar phosphate isomerase/epimerase family protein, translated as MAVHSDSPFNGETSRRDFLKSSSAWGFAALTAGSLISDTSFAAGVQKKETPEHLKLSLAAYSFHRYMQQSWPKTRERKTPATMTIQDFVRYCGEQKLDGCELTSYYFPNPVSEDYLKETRDLAGSLGLAVSGTAIGNDFCLPKGTARDEQLEMTRKWIDYSAILGAPVIRIFAGRVPKGGNEAEAIRMCQAGINESLKYAEKKGVSLALENHGGITSTPEQMMRIIDGIDKAPNFGINFDSGNFRTEHPYQDLEKIAPLAINAQIKVEMGGRGNEVPADIPRIVKILKDAHYKNFIVLEYEAKEEPKETIPGYLKQLRKLI; from the coding sequence ATGGCAGTCCATTCCGATTCCCCCTTTAACGGCGAAACCAGCAGACGTGATTTCCTGAAGTCATCTTCAGCCTGGGGGTTTGCTGCCTTGACAGCAGGTTCTCTGATTTCAGACACCTCTTTTGCAGCAGGAGTTCAGAAAAAAGAGACGCCTGAGCACCTCAAACTGAGTCTGGCCGCCTATTCTTTCCACCGTTACATGCAACAGAGCTGGCCGAAGACCCGTGAGAGAAAAACCCCGGCCACCATGACCATTCAGGACTTCGTCCGTTACTGTGGCGAACAGAAACTGGATGGCTGCGAACTGACCAGCTACTATTTTCCTAATCCCGTCAGCGAAGATTACCTGAAAGAAACACGCGATCTGGCAGGTTCCCTGGGACTGGCTGTATCCGGGACAGCTATCGGAAACGATTTCTGTCTACCCAAAGGAACCGCCCGTGATGAACAGCTGGAAATGACCCGGAAATGGATTGATTATTCTGCGATTCTGGGCGCTCCCGTGATTCGAATTTTCGCCGGTAGGGTCCCCAAAGGGGGGAATGAAGCCGAAGCAATTCGCATGTGCCAGGCAGGCATCAATGAATCACTGAAGTATGCTGAGAAAAAAGGGGTCAGTCTGGCATTGGAAAACCATGGGGGAATCACTTCGACTCCCGAGCAGATGATGCGGATCATTGATGGCATCGACAAAGCCCCGAATTTCGGGATCAATTTTGACAGTGGCAACTTCCGCACAGAGCACCCCTACCAGGACCTGGAAAAAATCGCGCCCCTGGCAATCAATGCCCAGATCAAAGTGGAAATGGGAGGCCGTGGAAATGAGGTTCCCGCAGATATCCCGCGCATTGTAAAGATCCTGAAAGACGCTCATTATAAAAACTTTATTGTTCTGGAATATGAAGCCAAAGAAGAACCAAAAGAAACGATTCCGGGATATTTGAAACAATTGCGAAAACTGATCTGA
- a CDS encoding RsmE family RNA methyltransferase gives MPHRFFYDGSFDVDQLLLDGSEAHHLLHVLRMQAGDTVLVFNGTGAEAEGVISKTSRKTVEVQVTARHAAQAKSQTPLILATAVPKGDRFRWLVEKAAELGVTKLVPLLTRRSSVDPGQNRLKKLQQTIVSAAKQSGQIQLMELTEVQNWDEFLSEISQTESRLLIADPAGSGVDFFRSGEKRESPVVILIGPEGGFTPDELQSALEKGAKSVRLSEGILRIETAAILFAGLIRLTEPSADA, from the coding sequence ATGCCACATCGTTTTTTTTATGACGGGTCGTTTGACGTGGATCAGCTCCTGCTGGATGGCAGCGAGGCTCATCATCTGTTGCATGTCCTGCGGATGCAGGCGGGGGATACCGTTCTCGTATTTAATGGAACCGGGGCGGAAGCAGAAGGCGTCATCAGCAAAACATCCCGGAAAACAGTCGAAGTACAAGTGACAGCAAGACATGCAGCTCAGGCTAAATCGCAGACTCCCTTAATATTGGCAACAGCCGTTCCCAAGGGGGACCGCTTCCGCTGGCTTGTTGAGAAAGCAGCGGAACTGGGTGTGACAAAACTGGTTCCTCTCCTGACCAGACGCAGTAGTGTCGATCCAGGTCAGAATCGATTGAAAAAATTACAACAGACAATCGTTTCTGCAGCCAAGCAATCCGGTCAGATTCAGCTCATGGAGCTGACTGAAGTGCAGAATTGGGACGAGTTCCTGTCAGAGATAAGTCAGACGGAGAGCCGCCTGCTGATAGCAGACCCGGCTGGCAGCGGGGTTGATTTCTTTCGATCAGGTGAAAAGCGAGAGTCACCGGTGGTCATCCTGATTGGTCCGGAGGGAGGCTTTACGCCAGACGAACTCCAGTCTGCGCTGGAAAAGGGAGCAAAATCTGTCAGGCTGAGTGAAGGGATCTTGCGCATCGAGACGGCGGCTATTTTGTTTGCCGGTCTGATTCGTTTGACGGAACCCAGTGCCGACGCATGA
- a CDS encoding DUF5658 family protein: MDETETDPQEKKERRSFWNHQLPLERETCIFILVNALDVFMTYLLLVTGNFRESNQLANYFIAGWGIKGMVYFKFTLVAVVTVIAQIVARKKMSTGRNLLNFGSLIVAGVVIYSFALFMRSGYLFK; the protein is encoded by the coding sequence ATGGATGAAACTGAAACAGATCCACAGGAGAAAAAAGAAAGGCGCTCGTTCTGGAATCATCAATTACCTCTGGAACGCGAAACCTGCATCTTTATTCTGGTCAATGCGCTGGATGTCTTCATGACTTACCTGCTGCTGGTTACTGGTAATTTCCGGGAATCGAATCAGCTGGCGAATTATTTTATCGCAGGCTGGGGCATCAAAGGCATGGTTTACTTTAAGTTTACCCTGGTCGCAGTAGTAACAGTGATTGCCCAGATCGTAGCACGGAAAAAAATGTCAACGGGGCGCAATCTGCTGAATTTCGGTTCGCTGATAGTCGCCGGAGTGGTCATTTACAGTTTTGCCCTTTTTATGCGTTCGGGCTATCTGTTTAAATAG